From Curtobacterium sp. SGAir0471, the proteins below share one genomic window:
- the miaB gene encoding tRNA (N6-isopentenyl adenosine(37)-C2)-methylthiotransferase MiaB, giving the protein MATVEARPRTYEVRTHGCQMNVHDSERLSGSLQAAGYVAADGGQADVVVINTCAVRENADNRLYGNLGQLAGIKREHPGMQIAVGGCLAQKDKNVILEKAPWVDVVFGTHNMGSLPTLLERARHNDEAQIEILEALDVFPSTLPTKRDSTHSGWVSISVGCNNTCTFCIVPSLRGKEKDRRPGDVLAEIQALVDDGAIEVTLLGQNVNSYGVEFGDRQAFGKLLRSAGQIEGLERIRFTSPHPAAFTDDVIDAMAETPNVMPQLHMPLQSGSDRVLKAMRRSYRSERFLGILDRVRAKIPHAAISTDIIVGFPGETDEDFEDTLRVVEQSRFASAFTFQYSIRPGTPAATMPDQLPKAVVQERYDRLIALQDRITAEEHAKQVGRSVEVLVATGEGKKDETTHRLSGRAEDSRLVHFAVPAGSDVPRPGDVVTVEVTRSAPHFLIADNEGPLRIRRTRAGDAWDRAQAESCGVPTPPAPGAGPRPVSLGLPSLRVGR; this is encoded by the coding sequence ATGGCCACCGTCGAAGCCCGCCCCAGAACCTACGAGGTCCGCACCCACGGGTGCCAGATGAACGTCCACGACTCGGAGCGCCTGAGCGGGTCGCTGCAGGCCGCCGGGTACGTCGCGGCCGACGGCGGTCAGGCCGACGTGGTCGTCATCAACACCTGCGCCGTGCGCGAGAACGCCGACAACCGGCTCTACGGCAACCTCGGGCAGCTCGCGGGGATCAAGCGCGAGCACCCGGGCATGCAGATCGCCGTCGGCGGGTGCTTGGCGCAGAAGGACAAGAACGTCATCCTCGAGAAGGCACCGTGGGTGGACGTCGTGTTCGGCACGCACAACATGGGGTCACTGCCGACCCTGCTCGAGCGGGCGCGGCACAACGACGAGGCGCAGATCGAGATCCTCGAGGCGCTCGACGTCTTCCCGTCGACCCTGCCCACCAAGCGGGACTCGACGCACAGCGGCTGGGTGTCGATCTCCGTCGGGTGCAACAACACCTGCACGTTCTGCATCGTGCCGTCGTTGCGTGGCAAGGAGAAGGACCGCCGCCCCGGCGACGTGCTCGCCGAGATCCAGGCGCTCGTCGACGACGGTGCGATCGAGGTCACGCTCCTCGGGCAGAACGTCAACTCGTACGGCGTCGAGTTCGGCGACCGGCAGGCGTTCGGCAAGCTGCTCCGCTCTGCCGGGCAGATCGAGGGCCTCGAGCGCATCCGCTTCACGAGCCCGCACCCGGCCGCGTTCACCGACGACGTCATCGACGCGATGGCCGAGACGCCGAACGTGATGCCGCAGCTGCACATGCCGCTGCAGTCCGGCTCGGACCGGGTGCTCAAGGCGATGCGCCGGAGCTACCGCAGCGAGCGCTTCCTCGGCATCCTCGACCGCGTGCGGGCGAAGATCCCGCACGCGGCGATCTCGACGGACATCATCGTGGGGTTCCCCGGTGAGACCGACGAGGACTTCGAGGACACCCTGCGGGTCGTCGAGCAGTCGCGGTTCGCCTCGGCCTTCACGTTCCAGTACTCCATCCGCCCCGGCACGCCGGCGGCGACGATGCCGGACCAGCTGCCGAAGGCGGTCGTCCAGGAGCGCTACGACCGTCTGATCGCGCTGCAGGACCGCATCACGGCCGAGGAGCACGCGAAGCAGGTCGGTCGGAGCGTCGAGGTGCTCGTCGCGACGGGCGAGGGCAAGAAGGACGAGACCACGCACCGGCTGTCCGGCCGCGCCGAGGACTCGCGCCTCGTGCACTTCGCCGTGCCCGCCGGTTCCGACGTCCCGCGTCCCGGCGACGTCGTCACCGTCGAGGTGACCCGCTCGGCCCCGCACTTCCTGATCGCCGACAACGAGGGCCCCTTGCGCATCCGTCGGACCCGCGCCGGCGACGCATGGGACCGCGCGCAGGCCGAGAGCTGCGGCGTGCCGACCCCGCCCGCCCCGGGCGCCGGACCTCGTCCGGTCTCGCTCGGGCTGCCGAGCCTCCGTGTCGGACGTTGA
- the hflX gene encoding GTPase HflX: MTETTMNDGRSDDSAEGVVERVLRNAETRASSAIFAPAQAIQTRSVDEHGWSGDGDQYEREDRAALRRVTGLSTELEDVTEVEYRQLRLERVVLIGVYPQGDAQDAENSLRELAALAETAGAVVLDGLLQRRPTPDPATYLGKGKAEELAMVVKATGADTVVADTELAPSQRRALEDVVKVKVIDRTAVILDIFSQHATTREGKAQVELAQLQYLLPRLRGWGESMSRQAGGQVSGGAGMGSRGPGETKIELDRRRINTRMSKLRRQIAGFRPAREAKRADRHRNEVPSVAIAGYTNAGKSSLLNRLTSAGVLVQNQLFATLDATVRRTESSAGREFTFVDTVGFVRNLPHQLVEAFRSTLEEVGEADVIVHVVDGSHPDPAAQLATVRDVMGDVGARDIPEVVAFNKADLIDAAQRLVLVGLVPDAVFVSARTGEGVPELLAAIEARLPEPDVELTVVIPYDRGDLVSSLHDAGAVETTDYVEDGTRLRVRVFQRQVAELDPYVVAPVATV; the protein is encoded by the coding sequence ATGACGGAAACCACCATGAACGACGGACGATCCGACGACAGCGCCGAGGGTGTCGTGGAACGCGTCCTCCGCAATGCCGAGACCAGGGCCTCGTCGGCGATCTTCGCTCCCGCCCAGGCCATCCAGACACGATCGGTCGACGAGCACGGCTGGTCCGGCGACGGCGACCAGTACGAGCGCGAGGACCGCGCCGCCCTGCGCCGCGTCACCGGCCTCTCCACCGAGCTCGAGGACGTCACCGAGGTCGAGTACCGGCAGCTCCGGCTCGAGCGGGTCGTCCTGATCGGCGTGTACCCCCAGGGCGACGCCCAGGACGCCGAGAACTCCCTGCGCGAGCTCGCCGCCCTGGCCGAGACCGCGGGCGCCGTGGTGCTCGACGGGCTCCTGCAGCGTCGGCCCACCCCCGACCCGGCGACCTACCTCGGCAAGGGCAAGGCCGAGGAGCTCGCCATGGTCGTCAAGGCGACCGGCGCCGACACGGTCGTCGCGGACACCGAGCTCGCCCCCTCCCAGCGTCGTGCGCTCGAGGACGTCGTGAAGGTGAAGGTGATCGACCGCACCGCGGTGATCCTCGACATCTTCAGCCAGCACGCCACCACCCGCGAGGGCAAGGCCCAGGTCGAGCTCGCGCAGCTGCAGTACCTCCTGCCGCGTCTGCGTGGTTGGGGTGAGTCGATGTCCCGTCAGGCCGGTGGTCAGGTCTCCGGCGGTGCGGGCATGGGTTCCCGTGGTCCCGGTGAGACGAAGATCGAGCTCGACCGTCGTCGCATCAACACGCGGATGTCGAAGCTCCGTCGCCAGATCGCCGGGTTCCGCCCGGCCCGCGAGGCCAAGCGCGCCGACCGACACCGCAACGAGGTGCCGAGCGTCGCGATCGCCGGCTACACGAACGCCGGCAAGTCTTCGCTGCTGAACCGGCTGACGAGCGCGGGCGTCCTGGTGCAGAACCAACTGTTCGCCACCCTCGACGCCACCGTGCGCCGGACCGAGAGCAGCGCCGGCCGCGAGTTCACCTTCGTCGACACGGTCGGCTTCGTGCGGAACCTGCCGCACCAGCTGGTCGAGGCCTTCCGCTCGACCCTCGAGGAGGTCGGTGAGGCCGACGTCATCGTGCACGTGGTCGACGGATCGCACCCCGACCCGGCCGCGCAGCTCGCCACCGTCCGTGACGTGATGGGCGACGTCGGTGCGCGCGACATCCCCGAGGTCGTCGCGTTCAACAAGGCGGACCTGATCGACGCGGCACAGCGGCTCGTCCTGGTCGGACTCGTCCCCGACGCGGTCTTCGTGTCCGCCCGCACGGGCGAGGGCGTGCCGGAGCTCCTCGCGGCGATCGAGGCCCGACTGCCCGAGCCGGACGTCGAGCTCACCGTGGTGATCCCGTACGACCGCGGCGACCTGGTGTCGTCGCTGCACGACGCGGGCGCGGTCGAGACGACCGACTACGTCGAGGACGGCACGCGCCTGCGGGTGCGCGTCTTCCAGCGCCAGGTCGCGGAGCTCGACCCGTACGTGGTCGCGCCGGTCGCGACGGTCTAG
- the recA gene encoding recombinase RecA, which translates to MPSPADREKALETALAQIDRQFGKGTVMRLGSDERAPVATIPTGSVALDVALGIGGLPRGRIIEIYGPESSGKTTLTLHAIANAQRAGGIAAFIDAEHALDPEYAKKLGVDIDALLVSQPDTGEQALEIADMLVRSGSIDLIIVDSVAALVPRAEIEGEMGDSHVGLQARLMSQALRKLAGGLNQTQTTMIFINQLREKIGVFFGSPETTAGGKALKFYASVRLDIRRIETLKSGTDAVGNRTRVKVVKNKMAPPFKQAEFDILYGTGISREGSLLDFGVDHGIVKKSGAWYTYDGDQLGQGKENSRSFLIQNPDIAAEIEGKILAKLGVGGAKADAADAPVESIAPKLAERKGA; encoded by the coding sequence ATGCCATCACCCGCAGACCGCGAGAAGGCCCTCGAGACCGCACTCGCCCAGATCGACCGGCAGTTCGGCAAGGGGACGGTCATGCGTCTCGGCTCGGACGAGCGCGCACCGGTCGCCACCATCCCGACCGGGTCCGTCGCACTCGACGTCGCGCTCGGCATCGGCGGACTCCCGCGTGGTCGCATCATCGAGATCTACGGGCCGGAGTCGTCGGGTAAGACGACCCTGACCCTGCACGCCATCGCCAACGCCCAGCGCGCCGGCGGCATCGCGGCGTTCATCGACGCGGAGCACGCACTCGACCCCGAGTACGCCAAGAAGCTCGGCGTCGACATCGACGCGCTGCTCGTCTCGCAGCCCGACACCGGTGAGCAGGCGCTCGAGATCGCCGACATGCTCGTCCGCTCGGGCTCGATCGACCTGATCATCGTCGACTCGGTCGCCGCCCTGGTGCCGCGCGCCGAGATCGAGGGCGAGATGGGCGACTCCCACGTGGGTCTCCAGGCCCGCCTGATGTCCCAGGCCCTGCGCAAGCTCGCCGGTGGACTGAACCAGACGCAGACCACCATGATCTTCATCAACCAGCTGCGCGAGAAGATCGGCGTGTTCTTCGGCAGCCCCGAGACCACCGCCGGCGGTAAGGCGCTGAAGTTCTACGCCTCGGTCCGCCTCGACATCCGTCGCATCGAGACGCTGAAGAGCGGCACCGACGCCGTCGGCAACCGCACCCGCGTCAAGGTCGTCAAGAACAAGATGGCGCCGCCCTTCAAGCAGGCCGAGTTCGACATCCTGTACGGCACGGGCATCTCGCGAGAGGGCTCGCTGCTCGACTTCGGTGTCGACCACGGCATCGTGAAGAAGTCGGGTGCCTGGTACACCTACGACGGCGACCAGCTCGGGCAGGGCAAGGAGAACTCGCGGTCGTTCCTGATCCAGAACCCGGACATCGCGGCCGAGATCGAGGGCAAGATCCTCGCGAAGCTCGGTGTGGGTGGCGCCAAGGCCGACGCGGCTGACGCTCCGGTCGAGTCGATCGCGCCGAAGCTGGCGGAGCGCAAGGGCGCGTGA
- a CDS encoding histidinol-phosphate transaminase — MDTTLEDLPIRDDLRGQSPYGAPQKHVRVQLNVNENTHPVPEDVAEDIVASIRQALTTVNRYPDREFTELRESLAGYLNGGLSAEQQLSPAQLWAANGSNEVLQQLLQAFGGPGRSVLGFPPTYSMHSILASGTGTRWIPAQRDDEFRIAPETVVAAIEEHRPDIVFLCGPNNPTGTPLDIETIRAAYDATDGIVMVDEAYAEFMPADAPSAITLLPGRPRLVVSRTMSKAFAFAGARVGYLAADAAVIDALRLVRLPYHLSALTQAAAVAALRHAPAMLAMVDDIKQQRDRMVTELRAMGYRTYETWSNFVLFGGVADPHAAFEALLDQDVIVRDLGIPNHLRVSAGTEEETTAFLDAMRRVAADQPPVRVDA, encoded by the coding sequence GTGGACACCACGCTCGAAGACCTCCCGATCCGTGACGACCTCCGCGGGCAGAGCCCGTACGGCGCCCCGCAGAAGCACGTGCGCGTGCAGCTCAACGTCAACGAGAACACGCATCCCGTTCCCGAGGACGTCGCCGAGGACATCGTCGCCTCGATCCGGCAGGCCCTGACGACCGTGAACCGCTACCCCGACCGCGAGTTCACCGAACTCCGCGAGTCCCTCGCCGGCTACCTCAACGGCGGGCTGTCCGCCGAGCAGCAGCTCAGCCCTGCGCAACTGTGGGCCGCGAACGGGTCGAACGAGGTCCTGCAGCAGTTGCTCCAGGCCTTCGGTGGCCCGGGCCGGTCGGTGCTCGGCTTCCCTCCCACGTACTCGATGCACTCGATCCTCGCGTCCGGCACCGGCACGCGGTGGATCCCGGCCCAGCGCGACGACGAGTTCCGCATCGCGCCGGAGACCGTCGTGGCGGCCATCGAGGAGCACCGGCCCGACATCGTGTTCCTGTGCGGTCCGAACAACCCGACGGGCACCCCGCTCGACATCGAGACCATCCGCGCCGCCTATGACGCAACCGACGGCATCGTGATGGTGGACGAGGCCTACGCCGAGTTCATGCCGGCCGACGCCCCGAGCGCGATCACCCTGCTGCCCGGCCGTCCGCGACTCGTGGTGTCCCGCACCATGAGCAAGGCCTTCGCGTTCGCCGGGGCCCGCGTCGGGTACCTGGCGGCGGACGCGGCCGTCATCGACGCCCTCCGCCTGGTACGCCTGCCGTACCACCTGTCCGCGCTGACGCAGGCGGCAGCCGTCGCCGCGCTCCGGCACGCCCCTGCCATGCTCGCGATGGTCGACGACATCAAGCAGCAGCGCGACCGCATGGTCACCGAGCTGCGGGCGATGGGGTACCGCACCTACGAGACCTGGTCGAACTTCGTGCTGTTCGGCGGGGTGGCCGACCCGCACGCCGCGTTCGAGGCCCTGCTCGACCAGGACGTCATCGTCCGCGACCTCGGCATCCCGAACCACCTCCGGGTGAGCGCGGGGACCGAGGAGGAGACCACCGCGTTCCTCGACGCCATGCGCCGCGTGGCCGCCGACCAGCCGCCGGTTAGGGTTGACGCATGA
- the dapF gene encoding diaminopimelate epimerase — translation MTELHFTKGQGTGNDFVLFADPDATVDLTPERIRAIADRRFGVGADGVIRAVRSDALPEGRPLVAVEPAATWFMDYHNADGSVAEMCGNGIRVFARYLTESGLVDLAPGETLTVGSRKGLVDVQRTTNGFSADLGRWGLGIEGGGANDVTVRAKELDGARPGLGIDVGNPHVVVAVATEDELAEVDLTYVPVLDPAPEAGANVEFVLPGDPLVKDGVGQITMRVHERGSGETLSCGTGAVAAALATRYWAGPSAPDTWRVRVPGGVVTVRMFAAEDGEHVALAGPAELVFSGDLTV, via the coding sequence GTGACCGAGCTGCACTTCACGAAGGGCCAGGGGACGGGCAACGACTTCGTCCTGTTCGCCGACCCCGACGCCACGGTCGACCTGACCCCCGAGCGCATCCGCGCGATCGCCGACCGACGCTTCGGTGTCGGGGCCGACGGGGTCATCCGGGCCGTGCGGTCGGACGCGCTGCCCGAGGGACGTCCGCTCGTGGCGGTCGAACCCGCGGCGACGTGGTTCATGGACTACCACAACGCCGACGGCTCGGTCGCGGAGATGTGCGGCAACGGCATCCGTGTGTTCGCCCGCTACCTGACCGAGTCCGGACTCGTCGACCTGGCACCGGGGGAGACACTCACGGTCGGCAGCCGCAAGGGACTCGTCGACGTGCAGCGCACCACGAACGGCTTCTCGGCGGACCTCGGGCGCTGGGGGCTCGGCATCGAGGGCGGCGGGGCGAACGACGTGACCGTCCGGGCGAAGGAGCTCGACGGCGCGCGGCCGGGGCTCGGCATCGACGTCGGCAACCCGCACGTCGTCGTGGCCGTCGCGACCGAGGACGAGCTCGCCGAGGTCGACCTGACGTACGTCCCCGTGCTCGACCCGGCTCCCGAGGCGGGCGCGAACGTCGAGTTCGTCCTGCCCGGCGACCCGCTCGTCAAGGACGGGGTGGGGCAGATCACCATGCGCGTGCACGAGCGGGGGAGCGGCGAGACGCTGTCCTGCGGCACCGGCGCGGTCGCCGCAGCGCTCGCGACGCGGTACTGGGCGGGCCCCTCGGCGCCGGACACCTGGCGGGTGCGGGTGCCGGGCGGGGTCGTCACGGTGCGGATGTTCGCGGCCGAGGACGGCGAGCACGTCGCGCTGGCCGGGCCTGCGGAGCTCGTGTTCTCGGGGGACCTGACGGTCTGA
- a CDS encoding LysM peptidoglycan-binding domain-containing protein — MSTIAIADQRTATPAVRTRLRITRRGRIVLTTLAALPVFLVVALSVLNGGQASAGDSSRAGAPVHFETVTVQPGETLWQLAEETAPQADPRDFVQDVVSLNALDGSTLQAGEQIAIPAKYTVGN, encoded by the coding sequence ATGAGCACCATCGCCATCGCTGACCAGCGCACCGCGACGCCCGCCGTCCGTACGCGCCTGCGCATCACGCGTCGCGGTCGCATCGTCCTGACGACGCTTGCGGCCCTCCCCGTCTTCCTGGTCGTCGCCCTCTCCGTGCTGAACGGCGGACAGGCATCGGCCGGCGACTCCTCGCGTGCCGGCGCTCCGGTGCACTTCGAGACCGTCACCGTGCAGCCGGGTGAGACCCTGTGGCAGCTGGCGGAGGAGACCGCCCCGCAGGCCGACCCCCGTGACTTCGTGCAGGACGTCGTCAGCCTCAACGCGCTCGACGGTTCGACGCTGCAGGCCGGCGAGCAGATCGCCATCCCGGCCAAGTACACCGTCGGTAACTGA
- the miaA gene encoding tRNA (adenosine(37)-N6)-dimethylallyltransferase MiaA, with protein MSDVDAAGAAAGPDRDGIPDLIAVVGATGTGKSEVGLAVAERLRASGRPAEVVNADAMQLYRGMDIGTAKLSVEERRGIPHHQLDVLTVTGEASVAAYQRDARADVERITADGGTAVLVGGSGLYVSAVLFDLAFPGTDPELRAELEREHAEQGPNALLARLRALDPAAAADVDARNPRRLIRAVEIASRSEVVTPRLPSAPRAWRPARVLHLHRERSGLVAALHARAERMFRDGLVDEVAALRAHGLEQGRTARAAIGYSQALDVLHGRATTVEAVEATAVATRKYARRQVSWFKRYDAEVVDVSGADVAGLQAVARRIVP; from the coding sequence GTGTCGGACGTTGACGCGGCGGGAGCGGCGGCCGGACCAGACCGGGACGGGATCCCCGACCTGATCGCGGTGGTCGGTGCGACCGGCACCGGGAAGTCCGAGGTCGGTCTCGCCGTGGCCGAACGACTGCGCGCGTCCGGTCGCCCCGCCGAGGTCGTGAACGCCGACGCCATGCAGCTCTACCGCGGCATGGACATCGGGACGGCGAAGCTCTCGGTCGAGGAACGACGGGGCATCCCGCACCACCAGCTCGACGTCCTCACCGTCACCGGCGAGGCGAGCGTCGCGGCCTACCAGCGCGATGCCCGCGCCGACGTCGAACGGATCACGGCGGACGGCGGCACCGCGGTGCTCGTCGGCGGCAGCGGACTCTACGTCTCCGCCGTCCTGTTCGACCTCGCGTTCCCGGGGACCGACCCCGAGCTCCGCGCCGAACTCGAGCGGGAGCACGCCGAGCAGGGCCCGAACGCCCTCCTCGCGCGCCTGCGCGCCCTGGACCCGGCGGCCGCCGCCGACGTCGACGCCCGCAACCCCCGTCGGCTGATCCGCGCCGTGGAGATCGCGAGCCGGTCCGAGGTCGTGACCCCGCGCCTCCCGTCCGCGCCCCGCGCGTGGCGACCCGCTCGGGTGCTGCACCTGCACCGCGAGCGCAGCGGACTCGTCGCGGCGCTGCACGCTCGGGCCGAGCGGATGTTCCGCGACGGGCTCGTCGACGAGGTGGCGGCGCTCCGGGCCCACGGTCTCGAACAGGGACGCACCGCGCGCGCGGCGATCGGGTACTCGCAGGCGCTCGACGTGCTCCACGGCCGTGCGACGACGGTCGAGGCGGTCGAGGCGACGGCGGTCGCGACCCGCAAGTACGCCAGGCGGCAGGTGTCGTGGTTCAAGCGGTACGACGCCGAGGTCGTCGACGTCAGCGGTGCCGACGTCGCGGGGCTGCAGGCCGTGGCCCGTAGGATCGTGCCGTGA
- a CDS encoding class I SAM-dependent methyltransferase — translation MANEHYFSANPSSEIRERQVHVTLAGQPLTLSTAAGVFSPDGVDRGTKVLLGSVPPPAPDGALLDVGCGWGPIAITMALESPDAQVWGVDVNERVLGLAARNAVAARVSNVTVGLPDEVPADLRFRTIWSNPPIRVGKDELHTILLTWLPRLEVGGDAWLVVSKDLGGDSLQRWLGDALGDGFQVARASTDKGFRVIRVRRTAE, via the coding sequence ATGGCGAACGAGCACTACTTCTCCGCGAACCCGTCCTCGGAGATCCGTGAGCGCCAGGTGCACGTCACGCTCGCCGGGCAACCGCTCACCCTGTCCACCGCGGCCGGCGTCTTCAGCCCGGACGGCGTCGACCGTGGCACGAAGGTCCTGCTCGGCTCGGTGCCGCCGCCCGCCCCCGACGGCGCGCTGCTCGACGTCGGGTGCGGGTGGGGCCCGATCGCGATCACGATGGCGCTCGAGTCCCCGGACGCGCAGGTGTGGGGTGTGGACGTGAACGAACGCGTCCTCGGGCTCGCGGCACGCAACGCCGTCGCGGCGCGGGTGTCGAACGTCACGGTCGGCCTGCCGGACGAGGTCCCCGCCGACCTGCGCTTCCGGACGATCTGGTCGAACCCGCCGATCCGGGTGGGCAAGGACGAGCTGCACACGATCCTGCTCACGTGGCTGCCCCGGCTCGAGGTCGGCGGCGACGCCTGGCTCGTGGTGTCGAAGGACCTCGGCGGGGACTCCCTGCAGCGCTGGCTCGGCGACGCGCTCGGCGACGGATTCCAGGTCGCGCGGGCCTCGACGGACAAGGGCTTCCGGGTGATCCGGGTGCGACGGACGGCGGAGTAG
- the lexA gene encoding transcriptional repressor LexA has translation MADELRVQKPLTAKQQAILDAIRASIASRGYPPSMREIGDAAGLSSLSSVSHQLGQLELGGWIRRDPNRPRALEVLVDEPTPDVDTPDVDATTLVPLVGRIAAGVPITAEQHVDEIVPLPRQLVGTGDLFMLKVVGESMIDAAICDGDWVVVRSQQTADNGDVVAAMLDEEATVKVFRQRDGHTWLLPRNSAFEPILGDAATVLGKVVAVLRSI, from the coding sequence GTGGCGGACGAACTGCGGGTCCAGAAGCCGTTGACGGCGAAGCAGCAGGCGATCCTCGACGCGATCCGTGCGTCGATCGCCAGCCGGGGCTACCCGCCGAGCATGCGCGAGATCGGCGACGCGGCCGGGCTCTCCTCGCTCTCCAGCGTCTCCCACCAGCTCGGCCAGCTCGAGCTCGGCGGGTGGATCCGCCGTGACCCGAACCGCCCGCGGGCGCTCGAGGTCCTGGTCGACGAGCCGACCCCCGACGTCGACACCCCGGACGTCGACGCCACGACCCTCGTCCCGCTCGTCGGTCGCATCGCCGCCGGTGTCCCCATCACGGCGGAGCAGCACGTCGACGAGATCGTCCCGCTCCCCCGCCAGCTGGTCGGCACGGGTGACCTCTTCATGCTCAAGGTCGTCGGCGAGTCGATGATCGACGCAGCGATCTGCGACGGCGACTGGGTGGTCGTCCGGTCGCAGCAGACCGCGGACAACGGTGACGTCGTCGCGGCGATGCTCGACGAGGAGGCGACCGTCAAGGTGTTCCGCCAGCGCGACGGCCACACGTGGCTGCTCCCGCGGAACTCGGCGTTCGAGCCGATCCTCGGCGACGCGGCCACCGTGCTCGGCAAGGTCGTCGCGGTGCTCCGCTCGATCTGA
- the hisB gene encoding imidazoleglycerol-phosphate dehydratase HisB: MTARTASISRSTSESSIELSLDLDGTGSSDISTSVPFFDHMLTAFSKHSLIDLRVRSTGDTDIDVHHTVEDTGIVLGQALQQALGDRAGIGRYGDALVPLDEALAQAVVDVSGRPYLVHSGEPEGFAFHRIGGHFTGSMVRHVFEAITFNAGITVHVRVLGGRDPHHIAEAEFKALARAIRRAVELDPRVDGIPSTKGKL; the protein is encoded by the coding sequence ATGACCGCCCGCACCGCCTCGATCAGCCGGAGCACGAGCGAGTCGAGCATCGAGCTCTCGCTCGACCTGGACGGCACCGGTTCGTCCGACATCTCGACGAGCGTGCCGTTCTTCGACCACATGCTGACGGCCTTCAGCAAGCACTCGCTCATCGACCTGCGCGTGCGCTCGACGGGCGACACCGACATCGACGTGCACCACACCGTCGAGGACACCGGCATCGTGCTCGGTCAGGCGCTGCAGCAGGCCCTCGGCGACCGTGCCGGGATCGGCCGCTACGGCGACGCACTCGTGCCGCTCGACGAAGCCCTGGCGCAGGCCGTGGTCGACGTGTCCGGGCGCCCGTACCTCGTCCACTCCGGCGAGCCCGAGGGCTTCGCGTTCCACCGGATCGGTGGGCACTTCACCGGGTCGATGGTCCGCCACGTGTTCGAGGCGATCACGTTCAACGCCGGCATCACCGTGCACGTCCGCGTGCTCGGTGGCCGTGACCCGCACCACATCGCCGAGGCCGAGTTCAAGGCCCTCGCCCGCGCGATACGCCGCGCCGTCGAACTCGACCCCCGGGTCGACGGCATCCCGTCCACGAAGGGGAAGCTGTGA
- a CDS encoding regulatory protein RecX: MTGAGDHDEGLAPVTDLFGARSRRGRRTTPADPNPNPGPDPIGPDTVAERDVPGDAHRPSDDDWAPDSMLLSDDERRFGPVPTRAPAEDDSPTAIPFRGQQPEAEWVSPVVGDGSGRSARAEQRGYDDDTADAATASVFAIASGDEIDPADAPRPLDEQRADAERVSMRALGRKGVSESEMRQLLTKQDLDTAVVEHEVARLVRVGLLDDVALATDLVDRLHERKGLGRQGVIAELRRRGIDQAAIDAALEASADDADDEFVRANELAEKRARQLRGLDRATAERRLSGFLMRKGYGAGVVRVAVERALDGPPRRSPSGGGTVRFE; the protein is encoded by the coding sequence GTGACCGGCGCAGGCGACCACGACGAGGGCCTCGCTCCGGTCACCGACCTGTTCGGTGCGCGGTCCCGTCGCGGTCGACGCACAACCCCGGCGGACCCGAACCCGAATCCAGGCCCGGATCCGATCGGACCGGACACCGTCGCCGAGCGTGACGTGCCAGGGGATGCGCATCGACCGTCCGACGACGACTGGGCACCCGACTCGATGCTGCTCAGTGACGACGAGCGGCGCTTCGGGCCCGTGCCCACCCGTGCTCCGGCAGAGGACGACAGCCCCACAGCGATCCCCTTCCGCGGGCAGCAGCCCGAGGCCGAGTGGGTGTCCCCGGTGGTCGGCGACGGTTCGGGCCGGAGCGCCCGTGCCGAGCAGCGCGGGTACGACGACGACACCGCGGACGCCGCGACGGCATCCGTCTTCGCCATCGCGAGCGGTGACGAGATCGACCCGGCTGACGCCCCGCGACCGCTCGACGAGCAGCGCGCCGACGCCGAGCGCGTCAGCATGCGGGCGCTCGGTCGCAAGGGGGTCAGCGAGTCCGAGATGCGGCAGCTGTTGACGAAGCAGGACCTCGACACCGCGGTCGTGGAGCACGAGGTCGCCCGGTTGGTGCGGGTCGGCCTGCTCGACGACGTGGCCCTCGCGACCGACCTGGTCGACCGGCTGCACGAGCGCAAGGGCCTCGGTCGTCAGGGCGTGATCGCCGAACTGCGGCGGCGCGGAATCGACCAGGCCGCGATCGACGCCGCGCTCGAGGCCTCGGCGGACGACGCGGACGACGAGTTCGTCCGCGCGAACGAGCTCGCCGAGAAGCGCGCGCGACAGCTCCGCGGCCTCGACCGTGCGACCGCCGAGCGGCGCCTGAGCGGCTTCCTCATGCGCAAGGGCTACGGCGCAGGAGTCGTCCGCGTCGCGGTGGAGCGGGCGCTCGACGGGCCGCCGCGGCGCTCTCCGTCTGGTGGCGGGACCGTCCGGTTCGAGTAG